A single window of Methanomassiliicoccales archaeon DNA harbors:
- a CDS encoding NAD-dependent succinate-semialdehyde dehydrogenase has product MTYATINPYTNELEKKYPDAMDAEIEEAIVSADTTFRSWSNTSFAVRAAVMNKAAAIMRKSKKDFAKLLTIEMGKITAEAEAEVELSAQIFEYYARNAERLLLPEKLPVADPSEGEVTVVHEPLGVLLAIEPWNFPYYQVARIIAPQLSAGNTILLKHASNVPQSAAMFETLMREAGLPEGGFKNLYATRPQIEKILADPRVRGVAFTGGEEAGTVIATQAAKALKKSTMELGGADAFVVLADAELEKTVKWAVFGRHWNGGQVCSSSKRIIIVDEIYDDFMEQYRIGVASLRAGDPFDPDTSLAPLSSQKAAEELREKVRQAVAHGAKASEVGPKVPSKGAFVQPTILTDVRPDNPACRLEFFGPVSMIFRAKDESDAIRIANDSPFGLGGSVFTADVKHGAEVAAKLSTGMVFVNHPTLVKADIPFGGIRHSGYGRELTGLGIKEFVNHKVIGISDIDAVF; this is encoded by the coding sequence ATGACATACGCAACAATAAATCCATACACCAACGAACTTGAAAAGAAGTATCCTGATGCAATGGATGCCGAGATCGAAGAAGCTATTGTCAGTGCCGATACCACATTTCGATCTTGGAGCAATACCTCTTTTGCGGTTCGTGCCGCCGTTATGAACAAGGCGGCTGCGATCATGCGAAAGTCGAAAAAGGATTTTGCGAAGCTCCTTACTATTGAAATGGGAAAGATAACGGCTGAGGCCGAGGCTGAGGTCGAGCTCTCGGCACAGATCTTTGAATATTATGCGAGGAATGCTGAAAGATTGCTACTTCCAGAGAAGCTGCCCGTGGCCGATCCCTCCGAAGGTGAGGTAACCGTGGTCCACGAGCCGCTGGGGGTATTGCTAGCGATCGAACCATGGAACTTCCCATATTACCAGGTAGCCCGCATCATCGCACCGCAGCTTTCTGCCGGTAACACGATACTTTTGAAGCATGCCTCCAACGTTCCACAAAGCGCCGCTATGTTCGAAACACTGATGCGTGAGGCAGGTTTACCTGAAGGTGGGTTCAAGAACCTGTATGCGACCCGTCCACAGATCGAAAAAATATTGGCCGACCCACGAGTTCGGGGGGTCGCATTTACTGGCGGTGAAGAGGCAGGAACCGTTATTGCAACTCAAGCAGCTAAGGCACTTAAGAAATCTACCATGGAATTGGGAGGTGCCGATGCTTTTGTGGTGTTAGCCGATGCCGAATTGGAAAAAACGGTGAAATGGGCAGTGTTCGGACGTCATTGGAATGGGGGGCAGGTTTGCAGTTCCTCCAAGAGAATCATCATTGTCGATGAGATCTATGATGACTTTATGGAACAATATCGGATCGGAGTTGCCTCGCTACGAGCTGGCGATCCGTTCGATCCCGATACAAGTCTAGCACCGCTCTCATCGCAAAAGGCGGCCGAAGAATTGAGGGAAAAGGTCCGGCAAGCTGTGGCGCATGGTGCGAAGGCGTCTGAGGTTGGGCCGAAGGTCCCATCTAAGGGTGCGTTCGTCCAACCGACGATCCTGACCGATGTCCGACCGGACAATCCCGCATGCAGACTGGAATTCTTCGGTCCCGTATCGATGATCTTCCGCGCCAAGGACGAATCTGATGCTATTCGCATCGCCAATGATTCTCCTTTCGGTCTTGGTGGTTCGGTCTTTACGGCTGATGTCAAACATGGTGCTGAGGTAGCCGCCAAGCTATCGACCGGGATGGTCTTCGTTAACCACCCCACATTGGTGAAAGCAGACATTCCATTTGGTGGAATACGTCATTCCGGCTATGGTCGCGAATTGACTGGTCTTGGCATCAAGGAATTTGTCAACCACAAAGTTATCGGCATTTCCGATATAGATGCGGTCTTCTGA
- a CDS encoding peroxiredoxin yields MIEETVPSFPVLGEPAPEFEAETTQGPMKLSDLKGKWVVLFSHPADFTPVCTTEFMAFAAIHEELEGLNVKLIGLSVDSISSHLAWISNIREKMGVTIPFPVIADLNMKVAKKYGMIHQAQSSTAAVRCVFFIDDKGIMRAMIYYPLQNGRFMPEIIRLVKALQTTDQYKVSTPANWQPGDKVVVAPPKTVADMDKRMAEGYECKDWYLCFKKI; encoded by the coding sequence ATGATCGAAGAGACGGTTCCGAGCTTTCCTGTGCTGGGAGAACCTGCCCCGGAATTCGAGGCTGAGACCACCCAGGGTCCGATGAAGCTCTCGGACCTAAAAGGGAAATGGGTGGTATTATTCTCACATCCCGCCGATTTCACCCCGGTCTGCACAACGGAATTCATGGCCTTTGCCGCGATCCACGAAGAACTCGAGGGGCTAAACGTCAAATTGATTGGGTTGTCAGTTGACAGCATTTCATCACACCTTGCATGGATAAGCAACATAAGGGAAAAGATGGGGGTCACGATCCCGTTCCCGGTCATTGCAGACCTGAATATGAAGGTTGCAAAGAAGTACGGCATGATCCATCAGGCGCAGAGCTCAACGGCCGCAGTAAGGTGCGTTTTCTTCATCGATGACAAGGGTATCATGCGGGCGATGATCTATTACCCTCTGCAGAATGGAAGGTTCATGCCGGAGATCATCAGGCTTGTAAAAGCGCTCCAAACGACCGACCAGTACAAGGTTTCGACACCGGCTAACTGGCAGCCAGGGGACAAAGTAGTGGTGGCCCCGCCAAAAACCGTGGCCGACATGGACAAACGCATGGCCGAAGGGTACGAGTGCAAAGACTGGTACCTTTGTTTCAAGAAGATCTGA
- a CDS encoding pirin family protein, with translation MSTYKQIAKMRHGNHTMDGAGVKLTRMFSNNEVTDMDPFLLLDLFGSNRAEDYIAGFPLHPHRGIETVTYMLDGYVDHKDTIGNKGTIGPGDVQWMTAGSGIMHEEMPRPTSGWMRGLQLWVNLPKAKKMIPPKYRGLTKDQIPMVDLGNGSSVKVLAGNFDGTIGPVKDLSVEIEYLDVHLGPGEKLEHEVKKGMNTFSAVYAGSAIVGDVNATEVASENVVVLGEGDLVKVVGGDQGSKLLLVSGNPLREPIAWGGPIVMNTEEELDQAFKEIRNHTFIKDPNQ, from the coding sequence ATGAGCACTTACAAACAGATCGCCAAGATGCGCCATGGCAATCACACCATGGACGGCGCAGGGGTGAAACTGACCAGGATGTTCAGCAACAATGAGGTGACGGATATGGACCCCTTCCTACTGCTTGATCTCTTTGGTTCCAACCGGGCCGAGGACTACATCGCGGGTTTCCCTCTCCACCCTCATCGCGGTATCGAGACTGTCACATACATGCTCGATGGGTATGTCGACCATAAGGACACCATCGGCAACAAGGGAACCATCGGACCGGGAGACGTACAGTGGATGACCGCCGGGAGCGGGATCATGCATGAGGAGATGCCCCGCCCGACGAGCGGATGGATGAGGGGACTTCAGCTATGGGTGAACCTTCCTAAGGCCAAGAAGATGATCCCGCCGAAATACCGGGGCTTAACCAAGGACCAGATACCGATGGTTGACCTGGGGAACGGGTCGTCGGTGAAGGTCCTCGCCGGTAACTTCGATGGGACAATTGGGCCAGTAAAGGACCTTTCCGTGGAGATAGAGTATCTCGATGTACATCTGGGACCGGGAGAGAAGCTCGAGCATGAGGTGAAAAAAGGGATGAACACGTTCTCTGCGGTGTATGCTGGATCGGCGATCGTCGGTGACGTTAACGCAACAGAGGTTGCTTCTGAGAACGTGGTCGTGCTAGGGGAAGGCGATCTTGTCAAGGTGGTCGGAGGCGACCAGGGCTCGAAGCTTCTCCTGGTGTCCGGAAACCCTCTGCGAGAGCCGATCGCCTGGGGTGGTCCGATCGTGATGAATACCGAGGAGGAACTGGATCAGGCTTTCAAGGAGATACGAAATCATACGTTCATCAAGGATCCGAACCAATGA
- a CDS encoding antibiotic biosynthesis monooxygenase, with protein MYWRNKTHLVLPSVTCKDREKDEKGRSFSPDAENIRHGTLSIGVNMNNQTSPNVIDQSVAVFTSRTVKPGSEGRFEAALNDFIAGSLRTGGQLGISVMRPVEGSGSREYGILQRFKDEDSRDRFYSSSIYKQWEALEESLVEGGTKHPHLSGLETWFVGPGQRAMVPPPTWKMAIVTIAGVWPASMLVPWLFNPFMGGLNWLLQALIIAIGIVVLLTWVIMPVLVRILRPWLYPDHQSMPEASH; from the coding sequence GTGTACTGGCGCAACAAAACCCATTTGGTCTTGCCATCGGTCACCTGTAAGGATCGAGAAAAAGACGAAAAGGGGAGATCCTTCAGCCCTGATGCGGAGAATATTAGACATGGAACCTTGTCAATAGGTGTAAACATGAATAACCAGACATCACCAAATGTGATTGATCAGTCGGTCGCTGTTTTCACATCCCGCACGGTCAAGCCTGGATCTGAAGGAAGATTCGAGGCTGCGCTGAATGATTTCATCGCCGGATCCCTTCGAACCGGTGGTCAACTTGGGATAAGCGTCATGAGACCCGTTGAGGGGAGCGGATCGCGGGAATACGGAATATTGCAACGATTCAAGGATGAAGACAGCCGTGATCGCTTTTATTCCTCATCCATTTACAAACAGTGGGAAGCATTGGAGGAGTCCTTGGTAGAGGGAGGGACGAAACATCCTCACCTTTCCGGCCTGGAGACCTGGTTCGTGGGTCCAGGTCAACGGGCCATGGTCCCTCCTCCCACATGGAAGATGGCCATTGTCACCATCGCCGGCGTCTGGCCTGCCAGTATGCTGGTACCGTGGCTGTTCAATCCATTTATGGGGGGCCTGAATTGGCTTTTGCAGGCGCTCATCATCGCAATAGGCATAGTTGTCCTTCTCACCTGGGTGATCATGCCCGTCCTGGTAAGGATTCTCAGACCCTGGTTATATCCAGACCATCAAAGTATGCCCGAGGCGTCCCATTGA
- a CDS encoding DUF5661 family protein, protein MTEKKHFTKKDAKSIGEQLGITWKEFDVEQFRMGLDVELEHGAISPPTNVTDDDPIMTGKIALAHLNEFPDYYTRLYQLENEADQFWKGKR, encoded by the coding sequence ATGACAGAAAAGAAGCATTTTACGAAGAAGGATGCAAAGAGCATAGGAGAACAACTCGGGATCACTTGGAAGGAGTTCGACGTCGAACAGTTCCGGATGGGTTTGGACGTGGAATTGGAGCATGGAGCAATAAGCCCGCCCACAAATGTTACCGATGATGATCCCATCATGACGGGAAAAATCGCGTTGGCTCATCTAAACGAGTTCCCTGACTACTATACCCGATTATACCAGCTGGAGAATGAGGCAGACCAGTTCTGGAAAGGCAAGAGGTGA